The proteins below are encoded in one region of candidate division KSB1 bacterium:
- a CDS encoding aminotransferase class V-fold PLP-dependent enzyme has product KLEIDLLAISGHKIYGPKGIGALYVRKGIKLTPLIDGGGHEHGMRSGTLNVPGIVGLGKAAEIAKRDLEKESARLLALRNRLQEGIEKRISDVKLNGHPIHRLPNNLNYSFAYVEGEALLMACSPVALSSGSACTSSSLKSSYVLRAIGVPDHLAHSSIRFGLGKCNTEAHVDLLLDLLESGVKRLREMSPLYDMAKEGIDIDRVQWTDSDDKD; this is encoded by the coding sequence GGAAACTGGAAATCGATCTTTTGGCTATTTCGGGCCATAAAATTTACGGCCCCAAAGGTATCGGCGCCCTCTATGTCCGCAAAGGCATCAAGTTGACGCCTCTGATCGACGGCGGCGGGCATGAGCACGGAATGCGTTCGGGAACCTTGAATGTCCCAGGAATCGTCGGCTTGGGCAAAGCGGCAGAGATTGCCAAACGCGATCTGGAAAAGGAAAGCGCGCGTCTTCTTGCTTTGCGGAATCGGCTGCAGGAAGGCATCGAAAAACGAATCAGCGACGTCAAGCTCAACGGGCACCCCATTCACCGTCTGCCCAACAATCTCAATTATTCTTTTGCCTATGTGGAAGGCGAAGCTTTGCTGATGGCCTGCAGCCCTGTGGCCTTGTCCAGCGGTTCTGCCTGTACCTCTTCGTCGCTCAAGAGCTCTTATGTGTTGCGCGCCATCGGCGTTCCCGACCATTTGGCGCATTCTTCGATCCGTTTCGGATTGGGCAAGTGCAACACGGAAGCGCATGTTGATCTTTTACTCGATCTTCTCGAAAGCGGTGTAAAGAGGCTGCGCGAAATGTCGCCGCTTTACGATATGGCCAAGGAGGGAATCGACATCGACCGCGTGCAGTGGACGGACTCTGACGATAAAGATTAA
- the nifU gene encoding Fe-S cluster assembly scaffold protein NifU, whose product MDVWDQYTEKVMEHYEHPRNVGVIEDADGVGVVGNPACGDVMKLTIRVVDGVIVDAKFKTFGCGAAIATSSMVTEMVKGKAVSKALEISNKAVMEALGGLPKVKRHCSVLAEQALKAAIEDYLKKQQTLKQEE is encoded by the coding sequence ATGGACGTTTGGGATCAATATACCGAAAAGGTAATGGAGCACTATGAGCATCCGCGCAACGTCGGCGTCATTGAGGATGCAGACGGCGTCGGTGTAGTCGGCAATCCCGCATGCGGCGACGTGATGAAGCTGACGATCCGCGTTGTGGACGGGGTGATCGTGGACGCCAAATTCAAGACTTTCGGATGCGGCGCAGCGATCGCCACCAGCTCTATGGTGACCGAGATGGTCAAAGGCAAGGCAGTATCGAAAGCGCTCGAAATTTCCAACAAAGCCGTGATGGAAGCTTTGGGCGGACTGCCGAAAGTCAAGCGGCACTGTTCCGTATTGGCCGAACAAGCTCTCAAAGCGGCCATTGAGGACTATTTAAAAAAGCAGCAGACACTTAAACAGGAGGAATAG
- a CDS encoding FprA family A-type flavoprotein: MKPFAVLDNLYWVGALHPDLRVFDIIMTTKNGTTYNSYLILDEKVAVIDTVKGKFSEGYLEHISELVDPKRIDYVIVQHTEPDHGGSLEALLAAAPQAEVVCAKAAAKYVANTLNREVRMRTVGNRETLSLGKRTLTFLPAPFIHWPDTMMTVLADEGVLFSCDLFGAHFCDSRMFDDLIPRDVWPDFQYYFESIMRPFRKNVHSALEKLSEFSIKLIAPSHGPIIRRDVEKYFAAYRQWSAPLPPNPTPQALIFYASAHGNTERMAEAVAQGLRSEGVEVELYDALNLNLAPYIEKIERADALILGSPTINNDAVKPIWDVLNSLTTIDIKGKVAACFGSYAWSGEATELIQSRLAAMKLKLPLEPLRAMLVPSAEELEQCVRFGAELGRQLRVKE; this comes from the coding sequence ATGAAGCCTTTTGCAGTTCTCGACAACCTCTACTGGGTCGGCGCCCTGCATCCGGATTTACGGGTGTTCGACATTATTATGACGACAAAAAACGGTACGACGTACAACAGCTATTTGATCTTGGATGAAAAGGTTGCCGTGATCGACACGGTCAAAGGGAAATTTAGCGAAGGCTATCTAGAACATATCAGCGAGCTGGTCGATCCCAAACGGATCGATTATGTCATTGTCCAGCATACCGAACCCGATCACGGCGGAAGCTTGGAGGCTCTTCTCGCGGCGGCGCCGCAGGCGGAAGTCGTCTGCGCCAAAGCCGCAGCCAAATATGTTGCCAACACCCTCAACCGCGAGGTGCGGATGCGCACCGTCGGCAATCGCGAAACGCTGTCGCTGGGCAAACGAACGCTCACCTTTCTGCCCGCGCCTTTTATCCATTGGCCGGATACGATGATGACCGTTCTGGCTGATGAGGGTGTTCTCTTTTCCTGTGATCTGTTCGGCGCCCATTTTTGCGACAGCCGCATGTTCGACGACTTGATTCCCCGCGACGTATGGCCCGATTTTCAGTACTATTTCGAAAGCATCATGCGGCCGTTCCGAAAAAACGTCCATTCCGCATTGGAAAAGCTGTCCGAATTTTCCATCAAGTTGATTGCTCCTTCGCACGGACCGATCATTCGGCGCGACGTGGAGAAATATTTTGCCGCGTATCGGCAATGGAGCGCGCCGCTGCCGCCCAACCCCACGCCGCAAGCGCTGATCTTTTACGCTTCTGCCCACGGCAACACCGAACGTATGGCCGAAGCGGTGGCGCAAGGCCTGCGCAGCGAAGGTGTCGAGGTGGAGCTGTATGATGCGCTGAATCTCAACCTAGCTCCCTATATCGAAAAGATCGAACGGGCCGACGCTCTCATCTTAGGCTCGCCGACCATCAACAACGATGCCGTCAAGCCGATTTGGGATGTGCTCAACAGTCTGACGACCATCGACATAAAGGGCAAAGTGGCGGCGTGTTTTGGTTCCTACGCGTGGAGCGGGGAAGCGACGGAGCTGATTCAAAGCAGATTGGCGGCCATGAAGCTCAAACTGCCGCTCGAACCGTTGCGCGCCATGCTGGTGCCGAGTGCGGAAGAACTGGAACAGTGTGTACGCTTCGGCGCCGAGCTCGGCCGTCAATTGCGGGTCAAAGAATAA
- the thyX gene encoding FAD-dependent thymidylate synthase, producing the protein MNDNETTFPVLDNGFVRLVDFMGGDESVAQAARVSFGREATHDERDRKLIFFLLANGHETPFEHSVFKFHIKCPIFVARQWFRHRIASYNEISGRYSEMKEEFCLPEVLRTQKSRNYQYETVSEPLNSALKAKIAQSYAAAYELYQELLANGVAKEHARIVLPLSLYTQFYWTINCRSLMNFLKLRTDEHAQFEIRQYAEVIAEIFQAKMPWSHEAFIKYKIKGEKWIEA; encoded by the coding sequence ATGAACGACAACGAAACGACCTTTCCCGTTCTCGACAACGGTTTTGTGCGGCTGGTCGATTTTATGGGCGGGGACGAATCGGTGGCGCAGGCGGCGCGCGTATCTTTCGGCCGTGAGGCAACGCACGACGAGCGGGATAGAAAGCTGATCTTTTTTCTCCTGGCCAACGGCCATGAAACGCCTTTTGAGCATTCGGTGTTCAAATTTCATATCAAATGTCCGATTTTTGTCGCCAGGCAGTGGTTTCGGCATCGCATCGCCAGCTATAACGAGATCTCCGGCCGCTACAGCGAAATGAAAGAAGAGTTTTGCCTGCCGGAGGTTTTGCGGACGCAAAAGTCCCGTAATTATCAATACGAAACGGTGTCCGAGCCTCTCAATAGTGCGCTGAAAGCCAAGATCGCGCAGAGCTATGCGGCCGCTTATGAGCTGTATCAGGAGCTGTTGGCGAACGGCGTAGCTAAAGAACACGCGCGCATCGTGTTGCCGCTTTCGCTCTATACGCAATTCTATTGGACCATCAACTGCCGATCGTTGATGAATTTTCTCAAGCTCCGAACGGACGAGCACGCGCAATTCGAAATCCGTCAATATGCCGAGGTGATTGCAGAGATTTTTCAGGCCAAGATGCCTTGGTCGCACGAGGCGTTCATCAAATATAAAATCAAGGGAGAAAAGTGGATCGAGGCATAG
- the lipA gene encoding lipoyl synthase, with protein MDRGIAQEAAVPPKPHWLKIRLPGGEHYTRVKSLVTRHGLHTVCQSAQCPNLGECWSRGTATMMILGDVCTRNCRFCAVESGRPQPPDADEPRRVAEAVAALALRYAVITSVTRDDLPDGGAEQFAAVIREIRLRSPECLIEVLIPDFRGEEQALNKVFAARPDVLNHNLETVPRLYPQVRPQADYARSLAVLQKAAAAGLRAKSGLMVGLGETLQEVIDVLHDLHAAGCRMVTVGQYLQPSKSHLPVERYISPQEFDEIAQVARQIGFEHAECGPLVRSSYHAEEQLWKSR; from the coding sequence GTGGATCGAGGCATAGCTCAAGAGGCAGCGGTGCCGCCCAAGCCGCACTGGCTGAAAATTCGGCTGCCTGGCGGAGAGCATTACACTCGGGTCAAGTCGCTGGTGACGCGCCACGGTCTGCATACGGTCTGCCAAAGCGCGCAATGCCCCAATTTGGGCGAATGCTGGAGCCGCGGCACGGCGACCATGATGATCCTCGGCGACGTCTGTACGCGCAATTGCCGATTTTGCGCCGTTGAGAGCGGACGGCCTCAGCCGCCGGATGCAGATGAGCCGCGGCGCGTTGCGGAAGCCGTCGCGGCCTTGGCCCTGCGTTACGCCGTCATCACCTCGGTGACGCGGGATGATTTGCCGGACGGCGGTGCGGAGCAGTTTGCCGCCGTCATTCGAGAAATTCGACTGCGCAGTCCTGAATGCCTGATCGAAGTGTTGATTCCCGACTTTAGAGGCGAAGAACAGGCGCTGAATAAAGTCTTTGCCGCTCGACCCGATGTTTTGAATCATAATTTGGAGACGGTGCCGCGGCTCTATCCGCAGGTGCGGCCGCAGGCGGATTATGCGCGATCGCTGGCAGTGCTGCAAAAGGCGGCTGCGGCCGGTCTGCGCGCCAAGTCGGGGTTGATGGTCGGCTTGGGTGAGACTTTACAAGAAGTCATCGATGTACTGCACGATCTCCATGCCGCCGGATGCCGCATGGTGACGGTAGGGCAGTATTTACAGCCGTCCAAAAGCCACTTGCCGGTTGAGCGCTATATTTCGCCGCAAGAGTTTGACGAGATTGCCCAGGTCGCTCGGCAAATCGGGTTTGAGCATGCAGAGTGCGGACCATTGGTGAGAAGCTCTTATCACGCCGAGGAGCAGTTATGGAAGAGCCGGTAA
- a CDS encoding acyl-CoA thioesterase: protein MEEPVKPLPKKTPSQSRTEISRIVRPLDANTLGTGYGGYIMDWMDMAASICARRHTNLRVNTVLVESLRFKKPIRIGHVAKIVAVATRSFNTSMEVKVDLYDEDTYNDTIEFAGTATFVLVGLDDKCRPTKVPELVPETEEEKLLWLQAGERREKRKREQMEKE, encoded by the coding sequence ATGGAAGAGCCGGTAAAACCGCTGCCTAAAAAAACGCCTTCACAAAGCAGAACCGAGATCAGCCGCATTGTGCGGCCGCTCGACGCCAACACGCTGGGCACCGGTTACGGCGGCTACATCATGGACTGGATGGATATGGCGGCATCCATCTGTGCCCGTCGGCATACGAATTTGAGAGTCAATACGGTTTTGGTCGAATCGCTGCGTTTCAAGAAGCCGATCCGCATCGGTCATGTCGCTAAAATCGTTGCCGTGGCGACGCGTTCGTTCAATACTTCGATGGAGGTCAAAGTCGATTTGTACGACGAAGACACCTATAACGATACCATCGAATTTGCCGGCACGGCCACGTTTGTGCTCGTCGGTTTGGATGATAAGTGCCGCCCGACGAAAGTGCCCGAGCTGGTACCCGAGACCGAAGAAGAAAAGCTTTTATGGCTTCAGGCAGGAGAAAGACGCGAAAAACGTAAAAGAGAACAAATGGAGAAGGAATAG
- the def gene encoding peptide deformylase → MALLQVIRYGHPTLREKAKEVAVDQIDQKFIDDMLETMYKEDGVGLAATQVNVAQQILVCTDRQQEYVLINPKIVGHSLSRKSDYEGCLSLPGLHAMVPRYEKVIVKALDRNGKPIEIKATGLLAVILQHEIDHLNGILFIDRADLSTLSWVESEIVEEKLRGKPTTLSEVQKVFRDKYHRKQEIIQFDRTAAVLT, encoded by the coding sequence GTGGCTCTACTGCAGGTCATTCGTTATGGTCATCCTACGCTCAGAGAAAAGGCGAAAGAGGTCGCGGTTGACCAAATCGATCAAAAGTTCATCGACGATATGCTCGAAACGATGTACAAGGAAGACGGCGTCGGCCTTGCCGCAACACAGGTGAATGTTGCGCAACAGATTTTGGTGTGTACAGACCGACAACAAGAGTACGTGCTGATCAATCCCAAGATTGTCGGCCACAGCCTGAGCCGCAAGAGCGATTACGAAGGCTGCCTCAGTCTTCCGGGTCTTCACGCCATGGTACCGCGCTATGAAAAGGTCATCGTCAAAGCTCTGGACAGGAATGGAAAGCCGATCGAAATTAAGGCAACCGGGCTGTTGGCGGTTATTTTACAGCACGAAATCGATCATCTTAACGGCATTTTGTTCATCGATCGTGCCGACCTTTCGACGTTATCATGGGTCGAATCCGAGATCGTCGAAGAAAAGCTGCGGGGCAAGCCGACCACATTAAGCGAAGTGCAAAAGGTTTTTCGTGACAAATATCATCGCAAACAAGAAATCATTCAGTTCGACCGAACCGCTGCCGTGCTGACATGA
- a CDS encoding nucleotidyltransferase family protein, with protein MKAVILAAGYATRLYPLTLHTPKPLLPIAGKPIVEHLLDRFIAFPELDEIVIVTNAKFISHFEGWADEASARYDRFKLSVINDGTTSNETRLGAIADIVLAVEKRGIDDDLLVAAGDNVYRTPLDGFYSLFRACGGDVVAAQVEKDPERLTKRGVIEFDSTGRVTGFEEKPPQPKSKYVCPALYLHRREHVALYPKYLSEGGNPDAPGHFIHYLYSRVPTFAFVLEEPAWDIGTLATYEQVLREFAEQPLKV; from the coding sequence ATGAAAGCCGTCATCCTTGCCGCCGGGTATGCCACCCGTCTTTACCCTTTGACGCTGCATACACCCAAACCGCTTCTGCCGATCGCCGGCAAACCGATCGTAGAGCATCTGCTCGACCGTTTTATCGCCTTTCCCGAACTGGATGAGATCGTCATCGTAACCAACGCCAAGTTCATCTCGCATTTCGAAGGTTGGGCGGATGAAGCGTCCGCAAGGTACGATCGCTTCAAATTGAGCGTGATCAACGACGGCACGACAAGCAATGAGACGCGCCTGGGGGCGATTGCCGACATTGTATTGGCAGTTGAGAAAAGGGGCATCGACGACGATCTGCTCGTGGCGGCCGGAGACAACGTCTACCGTACGCCGTTGGACGGATTCTATTCGCTCTTTAGAGCCTGCGGGGGAGATGTGGTGGCGGCGCAGGTGGAAAAGGATCCGGAGCGATTGACCAAACGCGGCGTCATTGAATTCGACTCTACCGGCCGCGTGACGGGTTTTGAGGAAAAACCGCCTCAGCCGAAATCCAAGTATGTTTGCCCGGCGCTGTACCTTCATCGCCGCGAGCACGTCGCGCTATACCCAAAATATCTGAGTGAGGGCGGCAATCCGGATGCGCCGGGACATTTCATTCACTATCTCTATTCGCGCGTTCCGACTTTTGCTTTTGTGCTGGAAGAACCGGCGTGGGATATCGGCACACTTGCGACCTATGAGCAGGTCCTGCGCGAATTTGCCGAACAGCCGCTTAAAGTTTGA
- a CDS encoding ROK family protein → MINRKLFFAGLDLGGTFLKYAIGNQNGTVIYKGKRPSRADQSQQEVFKVMFEAVHELLGVADKHKGVLAAIGVGSPGAIDFENGRLIGSTPNIQHWENADIRAQLEAEFSIPVWADNDANIMAFAEARHGAAEGGKNVICATLGTGIGGGILIDGELYRGKNYTAGEIGHMAIVHNGLPCNCGSRGCFEQYASAPAMVRHYAEILEANGKKLPKDVSTVTIFANAAAGEKEAQQAIDVTVDYLGTGFASLANIFNPEIIVIGGGVAEAGEEFIAKIRENVFSKAMKPTLKDLKIVRATLGNDAGFIGAIILAAEMYFKSKKRFYRFKIF, encoded by the coding sequence ATGATCAACAGGAAATTGTTTTTCGCGGGACTGGATCTGGGCGGGACTTTTCTCAAGTATGCCATCGGCAACCAGAACGGGACAGTGATCTACAAGGGCAAAAGGCCGAGTCGAGCGGATCAATCGCAGCAGGAAGTTTTTAAAGTGATGTTCGAAGCCGTCCACGAGCTGTTGGGCGTAGCGGATAAGCACAAGGGCGTATTGGCGGCCATCGGCGTCGGCAGTCCGGGGGCCATCGATTTCGAAAACGGCCGGCTGATCGGCAGCACGCCGAACATTCAGCATTGGGAGAACGCCGACATTCGGGCGCAATTGGAGGCCGAGTTTTCCATCCCGGTTTGGGCCGACAATGACGCGAATATCATGGCTTTTGCCGAAGCGCGTCACGGCGCTGCCGAGGGCGGCAAGAACGTCATCTGCGCTACGCTGGGCACCGGCATCGGCGGCGGCATTCTCATTGACGGCGAGCTGTATCGCGGAAAGAATTATACTGCGGGTGAAATCGGCCACATGGCGATCGTTCACAACGGCCTGCCGTGCAATTGCGGCAGCAGAGGGTGTTTTGAGCAATACGCTTCCGCACCGGCAATGGTCCGCCATTACGCCGAGATATTGGAAGCAAACGGAAAAAAGTTGCCGAAAGATGTTTCGACGGTGACGATCTTTGCCAATGCAGCGGCCGGCGAAAAGGAAGCGCAGCAGGCGATCGATGTAACCGTCGATTATTTAGGTACCGGCTTTGCAAGCTTGGCGAACATTTTCAATCCGGAAATCATCGTCATTGGCGGCGGTGTTGCCGAAGCCGGAGAGGAGTTTATCGCCAAGATCAGAGAGAATGTGTTCAGCAAGGCCATGAAGCCGACGCTCAAGGATCTCAAGATCGTCCGCGCCACGCTCGGCAACGATGCCGGCTTTATCGGCGCCATCATCTTGGCAGCGGAAATGTACTTTAAATCCAAGAAGCGGTTCTATCGCTTTAAAATATTCTGA